The following are encoded in a window of Etheostoma cragini isolate CJK2018 chromosome 7, CSU_Ecrag_1.0, whole genome shotgun sequence genomic DNA:
- the si:ch211-156j16.1 gene encoding podoplanin isoform X2, with amino-acid sequence MNVQLLLLLALVGPFCALTHASPTEIPPQPDETLNTVTDIIPETTDSPKEELTVITGPPATEPAAAPEKVATEVVTEPATPFFTVNTDVIETEAPSVATTAAAPEPLITDAPVVETEAATEPADVEEQLEVTEAAQTVGGMGIEDDTEEGLSSGQVVGIVIGALLAVVILIAVVIAVVRRMGKYSP; translated from the exons ATGAATGTTCAGTTGTTGCTCCTGTTGGCCCTGGTTGGCCCTTTCTGCGCCTTAACACATGCAA GCCCCACAGAGATCCCTCCACAACCCGATGAGACCCTTaacactgtgacagacatcatCCCTGAGACCACCGATTCTCCAAAAGAGGAACTGACTGTTATCACTGGTCCTCCTGCAACTGAACCAGCGGCGGCCCCTGAAAAAGTTGCAACAGAAGTTGTCACCGAGCCGGCAACTCCTTTCTTCACTGTTAATACTGACGTCATCGAGACGGAAGCCCCTTCTGTTGCTACTACTGCAGCAGCACCAGAACCCCTTATCACTGACGCTCCGGTAGTGGAGACCGAAGCTGCCACTGAGCCAGCTGATGTAGAGGAACAGCTTGAGGTGACGGAAGCCGCCCAGACGGTTGGAGGGATGGGCATTGAAGACGACACAGAGG AGGGTCTGAGTTCTGGCCAGGTAGTCGGGATTGTGATTGGCGCTCTGTTGGCTGTGGTCATCCTCATCGCCGTGGTGATTGCTGTGGTGAGGAGGATGGGAAAATACTC CCCTTGA
- the si:ch211-156j16.1 gene encoding podoplanin isoform X1, with the protein MNVQLLLLLALVGPFCALTHASPTEIPPQPDETLNTVTDIIPETTDSPKEELTVITGPPATEPAAAPEKVATEVVTEPATPFFTVNTDVIETEAPSVATTAAAPEPLITDAPVVETEAATEPADVEEQLEVTEAAQTVGGMGIEDDTEDLHTEEGLSSGQVVGIVIGALLAVVILIAVVIAVVRRMGKYSP; encoded by the exons ATGAATGTTCAGTTGTTGCTCCTGTTGGCCCTGGTTGGCCCTTTCTGCGCCTTAACACATGCAA GCCCCACAGAGATCCCTCCACAACCCGATGAGACCCTTaacactgtgacagacatcatCCCTGAGACCACCGATTCTCCAAAAGAGGAACTGACTGTTATCACTGGTCCTCCTGCAACTGAACCAGCGGCGGCCCCTGAAAAAGTTGCAACAGAAGTTGTCACCGAGCCGGCAACTCCTTTCTTCACTGTTAATACTGACGTCATCGAGACGGAAGCCCCTTCTGTTGCTACTACTGCAGCAGCACCAGAACCCCTTATCACTGACGCTCCGGTAGTGGAGACCGAAGCTGCCACTGAGCCAGCTGATGTAGAGGAACAGCTTGAGGTGACGGAAGCCGCCCAGACGGTTGGAGGGATGGGCATTGAAGACGACACAGAGGATCTTCACACAGAGG AGGGTCTGAGTTCTGGCCAGGTAGTCGGGATTGTGATTGGCGCTCTGTTGGCTGTGGTCATCCTCATCGCCGTGGTGATTGCTGTGGTGAGGAGGATGGGAAAATACTC CCCTTGA